GTAGAAAAAGGCATTCAACCGAAGTTACTGCCTTATTCATCTCATCATTAAATTTCATAGCCCATTAACAGACCATTTTCTTCTGCATAAAAGCTACACAGTCCTGAAGTTGGAAGAGCTTCAATCAAGGCTTCCGGATACATGTTGCGCACCAATTCAGCAAATTGCTGGCAGAATTTTTCATTGTTACGGTGGGCAATCACAATCCGACCACCCTTATAGCCTGCTTTTAGCAATTCTTCAAATGCTGTTGTAACTGATTTTTTGTGTCCACGCGCTTTTTGAAGCAATTCCAATTTGCCTTCGCTACTTGCTTCCCCTACCATACGGATATTAAGCAATCCAACAACTGCACCAACTAGCTTGCTCAAGCGCCCGTTTTTAACCAAATTATTCACCTTAGCAAGAACAAAGAGTAATTTTGTACGCTTTTGATAATCGACAATAGCGGAAACCAAATCTTCGAACTCTAGTCCTTTAGCAATCAGCCGATTGATTTCTCCAACCAATAAATCCATTTCTCCCCCCGCAGACAGGGTATCAATCAAATGAATATTGGCTGAAGGATGTTCTTCTAAAAACATTTCTTTAGCAACTCGAGCACTATTGTAACTACCAGACAAGGAACCTGTCAAGGTTAGGACGATGATATTGTCTGCCCCTTGGTAAGCTGCTTCATAGGCTTGTGGGCTAGGACAGGCAGAACCTGCTGCTTCTGATGAGGCATACATCACTTCCATCATCTGGTCAATGTCCAAGTCTTTGTCATCAAGAAAACTTTGATTTTCAACACGAACCGTAAAGGGGATAATCTCAAATTGCGTATCTGGTGCAAGATTCGGTAATTCTTTATAATCACATCCTGAGTCCGCAACAATTTTCCATTTAGCCATAAATGTATTTCCATTCTATTAGTAGTAAGGCTAAGATTTTTATTTGACAAGCAAACTATCTTACTTTACAATTATATCATGAAACAATACGAAGTGAAAGCATTTTCTTTCGGCTGTAACAGCCCCAATGTTTCTTTCCATTGCAACTAGCATACCGTAAAAAAATCGATTGATATGAGTAAAGGAAACCCATGAAAAAACGAATGATTTCCCCTAAGTCGTTAAAAAATCTTTCGCAATCAAATACCGAAATCAACCAATTAACCCGTGAATCTATTGAGACAGCTCTGCTATTTTTATTGGAAAAAAAGGAGCTGAAGCACATTTCTATTTCCGAATTAGTCAAAAAGGCTGGTGTATCACGCAATGCTTTTTATCGAAATTACAAATCCAAAGAGGAAATTTTAGAGTTGGCCTATGCCAAAACATCGCAAAATCTCATGGACAAATGGCAACAACTGCAAAAAAAGGTCCAAGAAGAAGGCATCCAACAAAGCTTTACAGACTTTCTTCAGCAGCAAAAAGGAAAGGTGGAAGATACCAAGACCTTTTCCAATATTAGTCAATGGATTAAGGATAAAACCAATCAGTTGAATAACAGATAAGCTATAGTGAATTGAATAAAGGTTAGGACATCGTTCAGTCGCCTTGCTTCAATAGTCCAGTGGACTGTTGAAGGTTAGAAATAGGGATTATGGAGTAATCCTCAATTAATGCCAGTTCTATCTGCAGTTCCTTACCTTGTCCTATTCCTTTTTCAATCCACTATAAAACGAGGCTGGGACAAAAGTGTCCAGCCTCGCTTTTTTATAACTTTAACAGTTTGACTTATATCAATAGCCAAGGGAGTGACGATTGATACCTGAGCCTAAAAATTTGAAAGCGAAATTGACAAAATCGATTTCTTCGAAATCACGATTGAGTCCCACTCCCGTTTTAGCTTATCTAGCTCTCGAGATTCTAGGCTCGGGCTAAAATAATCCACTGGATTATTTCAGCTTGAAGAAAAAGTCTTTTTATTGCCACCATCCTCATGTGCTTTCGGACATCAGCGACTTCCTTCGGAATTCCATGATTCATCTTCGAGTCTAAGGTCTCGAAGATGCCGAGTGGCAGAAAACCTTCATTTAATACCGTTTTCTGTCACTTTTAGCACGGAGGAGGTGCGGTATTGTGCTCGCTACGCTCGCAAGTTTTCTAACCTTAAAACTACAGAAAATGAAATATCATTGTAATGTTTTTCTGAATTGTGAGGTTTGTCTACATTCTAAAATAATCCACTGGATTAACCTCGCTTTTGAATTTCTGGGCTCGGGCTAAAATAATCCACTGGATTAACCTCGCTTTTGAATTTCTGGGCTCGGGCTAAAATAATCCACTGGATTAACCTCGCTTTTGAATTTCTGGGCTCGGGCTAAAATAATCCACTGGATTATTTTAGTCCCAATTCTTTCGTCCGTTTTATGGCTGCTTTTATGGCTGACATAAGGGTGTAGCGGAAGCCTTCTTTTTCTAATCTGATGACTCCTGCAATGGTTGAGCCTCCTGGCGAGGTGACTTCTTGGCGTAATTGGGCTGGATGTTTGCTACTGGTTAAGACCATTTGCGCAGAGCCTACTAGGGTCTGAGCTGCTAGATATTTAGCATCATCTGCACTCAATCCATGTGCTACTCCAGCATCCATCATGGCTTCAATCCATTGATAGACAAACGCTGGTCCACATCCTGCAAGAGCTGTTGCAGCATCTATCAATTGTTCATCCACTCGCTTGACTTGACCTGATTGGGATAAGAGATACTCAGTCATCGTAGCCAAATCTGGATTATATAGCGCATAGGTTGTCATTCCTTGACCGATTGCAACAGGAGTATTAGGCATGATTCGAACCACTTGACTAATCGGCAAATACTGTGCTAGTTGTTCCAAGCTAACGCCTGCTGCCATAGAAATCCAAACCGCAGAGGTATTTTCCTGAATCGCTTCCTTCAAACTATCCAGTAGGGAAGACAATAGATAGGGTTTTACCCCTAAAAAGAGAACATCCGCTTCCTGAGCCATTTGAAAATTCGAAAGAATACGTCCACCTAGTTGCTCCTGTAAGGCCTCTACTTGCTCTTGGTGATGATTACTAAGAAGGAGTTCTACATCTGCCAACTTTGAAACTGCAAGCGCAAGAGCTGATCCCATATTGCCCAAGCCAATAAATCCAACTTTCATAAATAGCCCTTTCTATCGTACCTGACCTGTACCAGTAATAATATATTTGTAGGTCGTCATCTCACGCAAGCCCATTGGACCACGTGCGTGCATTTTTTGCGTTGAAATTCCTAATTCGCAGCCTAGACCAAATTCACCGCCATCTGTAAAACGAGTAGAGGCATTGACATAGACAGCTGCTGAATCCACTACTTGAGTGAAATAGGTTGCCGTTGCTTCCTCTTCTGTTACAATTGCTTCACTATGACCTGTCGAATGAGCTGCAATGTGTCTTGTTGCTGCTACCACATCATCTACTACTTTTACTGCTAGGATATAGTCTAAAAATTCTGTATCAAAGTCATTGTCTCCTGCTGGATGAGCTTGTTTTAAATATGTAATAGCTCGCTCATCTGCCCGCAACTCTACCTGACCAGCTAGTCTTTCTTCTAATAATGGTAAGAAGGAGGCTGCAAGATCTGCATGGACCAGCAACACTTCTGCCGCATTACAGACAGACGGGCGACTTATTTTAGCATTGCTGACAATGGACAGAGCCTTTTGAATATCTGCCTTTTGATCCACATAAACATGACAAATCCCCGTTCCTGTTTCAATCACAGGTACTGTCGCTTGCTCGACAACTGCTTGAATCAAGCCGGCTCCACCTCTTGGTACTAGCAAGTCAATCTTCCCCTTAGCTGTCATCAGTTCTTGAGCTGATCGACGACTTGTGTCCTGCACCAATTCAATCACTTCTGGGGCAATTCCTGCCTGCTCAAGACCAGCCTTTAAGGCGCCGACAATCGCTTGACTCGAATGAAAGGCTTCCTTTCCACCACGAAGAATGACGGCATTTCCACTTTTAATGGCAAGCGCAGCTGCATCCGAGGTCACATTGGGTCTACTTTCATAAATCATTCCGATGAGGCCGAAAGGAACCGCTTTTTTCTGAATTTCAAGTCCATTTACTGCCTGGTACTGATCCAGAACCAAACCAACAGGATCTGGAAGGTCAATGAGGGCTCGAATACCGTCTGCCATGGCCTGTACACGTTCTGCTGTCAAGAGTAGGCGATCCTGCATGACAGGTGCGATTGTTCCTTGTGCTTGTTCCATATCACGGGCATTTGCTACTAAAATCTGCTCACTATTGCTTTCCAATTGGGTAGCCATCGCTTGAAGGGCTGCATTTTTTTGATCTGTACTAGCCAAATTGATAGCAGACTTATGCGCTAACAGGCTGTCTAACAAAGCTTGCGTTGTCGTCATATTCTGTTTTATCCTTTCTATAAACTAACCCAATCATTGCGGTGAATAAAGATTCCCTCCGCCCTTTTCGTCGCTAATTTTTGCTCTAATTCTTTCGAGGAAAGTTTTACGCGACCTTTTCCAATGATCCGGTGGGTATCTTGATGGTAGACAGATACAATATCACCTGACTGAAAGGTCCCTTCTACCGCCTTAATTCCTGCAAGCAGTAAGCTCCGTCCTTGCAGTAGCATGGCCTCTGCTGCACCTGTATCAATCTCTACCGAAGCATCTGTTCTTGCATAAAAGGCTAGCCATTGTTTGCGTTGGTTGAGTGCTTCATGATCTGCCAAGAAAAGGGTTCCTTTATTAGATTGAGTGACAGCTTGAATAAGAGCTGTATCCTCTTTTGATGAGCAAATAAAGACGGGTACTCCTGACTTAGTGGCAATTTGCGCCGCCTGTAATTTTGTCGTCATGCCACCTGTACCATTTGTTGACCCTGCCCCTACTGCCATAGCAAATAAGTCTTCGCTAATTTCTGCAATTTCAGCCAAATGGCGTGCGTTCGGATCTGTATTGGGGTTGGCAGTATAAAGACCATCCACATCCGTTAAGAGAACCAGCAAATCCGCTTTTAAAAGGGAAGCAACCTGAGCAGATAAGGTGTCATTATCTCCAACCTTGATTTCTTCAATAGCAATCGTATCATTCTCATTGATAATCGGAATGGCCTTCTGATGTAGAAGAACTTGCAAGGCCTGTGAAGCATTCTGATAGCGCCTAGCATCTGCAAAATCCTCCTGTGTTAAGAGAACTTGGGCTGATACAATCCCGTCTTTCATCAGATTTTGCGTATACTCTTCAATCAATAGCCCTTGGCCAACCGCAGCACTTGCCTGCTTTTCTGCAATTTTGGTTGGTCGCTTGTCAAAGCCTAAACGACGAAAACCAGCTGCAATGGATCCTGAAGTCACCAAAACCAACTGGTATCCTTTTTGATGAAGCTGGGCCAATTGATTAGTAATCCGCGCAATTTTGATACGGTCTAAACTACCATTTTCTTGCGTGAGGGAACTCGTCCCCACTTTAAATACAATTAATTTACCACTCATTGCACTTTCTCATTTCCTCATTAGATAAGGAAAAGTATAGCATATTTCAAGCAATTTGACCATAAATTCTATTGCTTGATTGATCAATTCCTAACAAGAAAAGGGAGAAAATGACTCTCCCTTCTTCTATCCATCTATTAATCCAAAAGTCGGTCTAACTACTTGGCTCGAATGCGGTTAGCCAATAATTCCTGCTCTACTAAGAATTGAAGCAGACAATCCTTTGTGATTTTCTTGTTTCTCTTAAAAATTCACCTTAACCAGAGGAATTTTCCTTGAAAAAGCGCCTCATTCTGTCCACCACAGTTTCCTGAGAGAGTTGCTCCATTTGGTATTCCGTCTCCAAGAAATACTGGATTTGCTGGCCATATTGCTTCTCAATCAGACGATTGTCCAGTAAGAGGACACAAGATTTTTGCTGAGCTGATCGATTGCTCCGCCCCATAGCCTGTTTAAGTTTTAACATCATCATAGGGAGATGATAGTCATAAAAAGGATTCTTACCTTCTGCTTTCAGACGACGATTCACTTTTTTTACAAAACGGTCTTGGGGATTTTCAAAGGGTAAGCGCGGAATGACTTGGATAAGCTCAGGTTGACTGGCAAAATCAACTCCTTCCCAAAAGGCTCCTGTCCCTAATAAGACCGCTACTTCACCTTTTTCAAAACGACGTTTGATACTCATTTCTTGACCATGTTTGTGCTGAGATAAATGGGAAATCCCCATTTCTTCTAGCAGATTGGATACTTCAAGCAACAACTGAATCGACGTGAGTAAGACCAAAATGGGACGTCTTAGTTGGATAAGGCCGTTTAGCTGTTGGCAAATAAAGTGCGCATGTTCTGCTTTATTCATCGATACTAAGTCAGGTAAATGACGGGAGTACATAATCAATTGATTACTTTTCGCCATAGATGGAAGGCAATCATGAGTGACTTCGTGAAAGCCAAGTAAGTCTGCCACATTGACCTTCTTGCTTATCTCGAGCGTTGCGCTAATGCAAAAAATCTTCGTAGACGGTAAAAATCGTGCTACATCTAGCATATCTACTTGACTAGAACGCAAGAAAAATAAGCGTTGCGCTTGCAAACGACGTTCTTCTAGCCAATATTCTCTGTCTTGTTCAAGAAGTGCTACCCAGTCCCAAAAATCTGCATCATCTAATTCTGCTAAGTTTTGCTTTAATGAAGCAAGATCCTCTGCTGTCAATGCACGCTTGCCTTGCGTTTGAAACTGCTCTATCAGATGTTGTAATTCAAAATAACAGGCTTCCAATAAACGTGTTTCCAACACTTCCTTGGCTCGGTCCAACTTACTTTGCAACAAGGCTTGACAAGCTGAAATGGACAATTCCTGACTAGCATATTCTTCTGCTGCCAACATAAACTTTTGAGCTTCGTCAATAACGAGAATCCGCTCTTTCATCCAATTTGTATGCCGTAAATGCTCTAAAAAGTAGGCATGATTTGTCAAGACTAACTGACTCGTTTGAGCAGTTTCTTGCGCTCTGTGCCAAAAATCCCACTCCCCAAACAAGGACTGACTATTCCAGTTCCCATCATGCTGCAATTCATCAAAATAGCTTTGATAGCGCTGCTTCTGCTTGAGCTCATCCATATCTCCTGTCTCAGTCTCACAAAGCCAGACCAACAGGTGCATCTTATAGCGATTGAGCAAGCGATTATCATCTAATCGCTCCAAGGTTCGCCAAAAAGTATCCAACTTGATATAATGTCGCGAGGATTTGATGGATGCAATCGAGATATGAAATATTTCAGATAGCTTCAACCCCTCATTTTCCAGAATCTGCTGCTGCAAGACCTTGGTTGGGACAACTACTAATAAAGGCTTGTCTCCCTGCGCTATAAGCGGCAATAAATACCCATAGGTTTTGCCAATACCTGCCTGTGCTTGGATAAAATGGACTCGTTCTTGGTCTTCAACTAATCGTTTTTCTACAATCTCCGCAAAGGCCAACTGTTGTGGACGCTCATCAAGCCCTAAAAGCGCTAGATTCCTTGCAACATTCTTTGATAGGTAGCGAGTTGGTTGCTGCTCTGCTATTTTTTTGAGGCAGAGGCCATTCACATTGATAATATCCTCTGGTAGATAATCTGAAAGAGTCGGATAAAGCTCGTCAATCACTAGTCGCGATTCATACAGAAGATGATTTGCAAAGGTTAAAATCTGCCCAACCGTCTGCTTAGGTAGTTGCTGAATCTTCTCTTGTATTTTTAACAACAATTTTGCCGTTGCTGTCGCATCTGAAATGGCCGTATGAGCCTGTTCCAACTCCAAATCCAAGTCCTGAGCTAGATTTACCAAGCTATACTTGTCTAAGGTCGGGAAAAATAATTGGGCTAATTCCACCGTATCAACCCGAGGTGTCCGCAATTCATATCCCTCAAAAAAGAGCGCTTCTGCCAGTAAATTGGCATCGAAGGACACATTATGAGCCACAAAAATCGTACCCTCTAGTAAATCATAAATCTCTTTTGCCACCTGACCAAAATCAGGTGCTACTGCTAATTGCTGATCGGTAATGCCTGTCAACTCTCGAATATGAACATCTAGTTTTTCATAAGGATTGATGTCTGTCGCATAGGTTTCGACAATCTGGCCTGCTTCAACGATAACAATCCCAATCTGAATGATTTTAGCATAACTACTACTGCTTGTTGCTTCCAAATCTACAACAGCATACCGATTTGCCTGTTTTTTCTCTGTCATAACAGTAAGATTATACCATATTTTGCCCAAAAAACGGATTTCGACTTCACTATTCTTACGGTAGATCGATTTTCCAAAACAGACAAGCTCTGCTTTTTTTGCTAGACTAGAGATAGCAAATTGCTAAAGGAGATTCGCTATGAAACTACATAAAACCGTTAATCCTGTTGCCTATGAAAATACTTACTATCTTGAAAATGACTCCCATCTTATCGTGGTCGATCCTGGAAGCAATTGGGCTACCATCAAGCGGACAATCGAAGAAATCGGCAAACCAATCTCAGCTATCCTCTTGACCCATACCCATTATGACCATATTATGAGCCTAGACTTGGTACGTGACCATTTTGGGGCACCTCCTGTCTATGTCGCAGCAAGTGAGGCCAGTTGGCTTTATACTCCTGAGTTGAATTTGTCCGGTCTAGTTCGCCACGATGATATGGACAATGTCGTCTGTCGCCCGGCTGAGGAAACCTTTCAATACGACCGAGATTATCTGTTGGACGGATTTCATTTTTCAGTTGTCAAGACACCAGGACATTCTATCGGCGGTGTATCTTTTATCTTTCCAGATCAAGAACTCGTCATCACAGGCGATGCCCTTTTTAGAGAATCAATCGGCCGCACCGATTTACCAACCAGCAACTTTGATGATTTGCTAATTGGTATTAAAACCAACCTCTTCACCCTACCAGGGCATTACCAAGTCTATCCTGGACATGGGCAGTCCACCACTATTTCCCATGAAAAGATTTTCAATCCATTTCTTCGAAACGAATAGCCCCTAGGCAAAACAACACATCAAATACTAATGAGATGACCGATTGAATAATATTTGAGAATAATACAAAAACGAAAGTTAGCTGAACTTTCGTTTTTGTATTATTAGATTTTCAAGAATCGTCTCATAGAAATCACTGATCCCAAAGCACCGATGACAATTCCTACGACAAATAAGCTCGCAATCATTGCAGGTACAAAGACCTTCATATCAATCAATGATAGGTTCTGTGATGCTAGATTTGCATTGACAGAATTATAAATCATCTGATAAGCAAAATAAACCAAAGCAGACGGTACAATTGCACCAAGTAAGCCAACCCATGCCCCTTCAAATAAGAATGGGCCACGAATATAACTGTTCTTTGCTCCTACCAAACGCATAATCTGGATCTCACGGCTGCGAGAGATAATGGTAATTCGAATGGTATTGGAAATCAAAAATACTGCTGTAAAGAGCAAGAGGCCGGTTGCCGCAAAGCCCCATGTTTTGACAAGGCTGTTGAGCTTGAAAATCCTCTCTGTCTCTACTTCTCCATCACGAACCTCTGTCACACCATCAATTTTAGCAATTTCTTTTCCAACGGATTTCACATATTGAGGGTCTGTTGTTTCAATGATATAGGCATCATAGAGAGGATTCGCATCTCCTTTAAAGAGATTCCAAGTATCTCCCAAGGTCTCTGTTAAATGATTTAACTGCTCTTCTTTACTAGAATAGTCAACACTTTTCACATTTTCCAAGGCAAGAATTTGCTTGTAGATGGATTGGTAATCTGGATTTTCAACTGTTTGTCCTTGATCATTGACAATCGTCTGCTGATTATCTGTTGAGTTGGCCCGTAAATAAACATTGACACGGACATTATTGGTTAAGTCAGAGGTTAATTTCGTTGCATTCAAAATCACCGAAGCAAAAACTCCTACCAAAGTAAGGGTAATCGTCACTGATGAGATCGCAGCAATGGTCATCCAGCCATTTCTTTTGAGGCTCTTTAAAGACTCAATAAAATGTCTAAAAAATCGTCTAATCATCGTATCCATATTCTCCTTCTACTTCATCACGTGCAACGCGACCGTCTTCGATTGCGATGACGCGATGGCGAAGTGTATTTACGATTTGGCTATTATGAGTCGCCATTAAAATCGTCGTTCCTTGAAGGTTAATACGCTCCAAAAGATTCATAATTTCCCAAGAATTCTCAGGGTCCAAGTTTCCTGTTGGCTCATCTGCAATTAAAACTTTTGGATTGTTCACAATCGCACGAGCAATTGCAATCCGCTGTTGCTCCCCACCAGATAATTCATTTGGAAAGGAACGAATCTTATGCTTCAAACCAACCAAATCTAGGACTTCCATCACCCGCTTTTTAATATTACGTGGTTTCTCACCAATAACTTCCATGGCATAGGCGATATTTTCAAATACCGTCTTTTTAGGAAGCAATTTATAGTCCTGGAAGACAACGCCGACACTGCGGCGCAACATTGGAATATCCTTTTTCTTGATTTTCCCAAGATCAAATTTTCCAACTTTCAAGGTCCCTTTATCCAACTTCTCTTCACGATACAAGAGCTTGATAAACGTCGATTTCCCAGCACCAGAAGGCCCCACAATGTAGGCAAATTCTCCTGGTTCAACATTGACAGACACGCCTCGCAGAGCGGTTGTTCCGTTTCCATATTTTTTGGAAACGTCTTTCATTTCAATAATTCCCATAAGGTATTCTGTCTAAGACAGTCCTTTCTTTTTAGTTTAGCTAATACGCCATTTGAGATAGGCATCGATAAATCCTTCAATATCTCCGTCCATGACCTTGTCTACCTGAGCGACTTCATAGCCTGTGCGGTGATCCTTGACCATAGTATAGGGAGTAAAGACATAGGAACGAATCTGACTGCCCCAGGTAATTTCCTTTTTATCCCCTTTTAGCGAATCCACTTCAGCTGCTTTCTTTTCTTGCTCCAATTGATAGAGCTTGGCTTGCAGCAATTTCAAGGCACGATCCCTGTTTCCATATTGGGTACGGTCAACAGTCGATTGAGTCACAATGCCTGTCGGGATATGGGTCAGACGAACCCCTGTTGATACCTTATTGACGTTCTGTCCACCAGCACCGCCACTACGGAAGGTATCCATTTTTATCTCGTCGTCACGAATCTCAATTTCAATCGTGTCATCCAATTCTGGCATGACTTCAACAGATGTAAAAGAGGTGTGACGGCGTTTCGCTGAATCAAATGGTGAGATACGCACTAAGCGGTGAACCCCCATTTCAGACTTGAGTAAGCCGTAGGCATTAGGCCCTGTAAAACTGAGAGTAACAGATTTAATCCCTGCTTCATCTCCTGCTTGATAGTCTAAGGTTTCCACCTTGAAACCTTTGGCATTCCCAAAGCGTGTATACATTCGTAACAGCATTTCTCCCCAGTCCTGCGCCTCTGTACCACCTGATCCAGGATGGATTTCTAAAATAGCATTATTGCTATCATAAGGCTCAGATAAAAGAAGAGTTAACTCATAGCTAGTCATCAATTTGTCTAATTCCAACAGCTTTTCTTCTAGTTCTTCTTGAACAGAATCATCTTCTGCTAAAAATTCCATGAGAATCCCCGCTTCATCAAGTAAATCCATCATCTGATGAAAATTTTGATAGGTAGCTTTTAATTCATTGAGTTCTTGAGATGTTTTCTGAGCTGCCAAATTATCATTCCAAAAGTCAGGTTCGGTCATCTTGTTTTCCAAGATGGCAATTTCTTCTTCCAAACCTTCTAAGTCAAAGAGACCCCCTGAATGAGTTTAATTTGGCTTCTAGCTCGTCTATTTTTTGTCGAATTTCTGCTATATCCATAAATACCTCATTTTCTATATTCTTTTCATTATATCATACTTGTGACTTTTTAGCGAGCGTTAGAAAGGCTTCACGCTCTGCTAGGACATCTGGATGGTCACTGGTAATGTCTTCGATAAAGGAAATCAACTCCTCATTGGGTTGTTTGACCAGCTGACTAAGCGCCCAAATTGCCGTTGCCATGTGAATCGGATTTTGCTTTTTATCAATGATTTCTACGAGTTTTGGGATACTCGATTTGTCATTTGCATTTGCAAGTGCGATAATGGCATTTCGCTGAAGAATATTTTTTCCACGCCAGCTACCAGCAATCATGCCAAATTTTTCCTTAAACTGGCCATTTGACAACTCCAAAAAGGGAATAAGTTCTGGCTCAGCCAAATCAGGGTCAATGTCCACAACTGGTGGACTGTCAATCCCCTTATTATAGGGGCAGCAAATCTGACAAATATCACAGCCATAGATGACCGTCTTGATTTTCTTTCGAAATTCAAGGTCCATCATGCCCTTATCTTGGGTCTGAAAGGACAGACAACGTCTGGCATTCATGGTTCCATCCCCAATCAAACAAGATGTGGGGCAGGCTGTCACACAACGATTGCAGTCTCCACAGTCATAATCTACTGGCTGATCAGGCTCTATTTCTAAATTCGTAATTAGTTCGCCCAAAAACATGTAGGAGCCAAATTCCTTTGAAATGACCAGACCATTTTTACCAATAAAGCCGATTCCTGCCCGTCTTGCGACTGCTGTATCAACAAGCGCACCTGTATCGACCATGCCCTTGTATTCAAAATTAGCTGTCAATTCTTCAATGCCACGCGCCAAGCGTTCCAACTTGTCCTGTAAAATATAGTGGTAATCTAGGCCCCAAGAATTGGGCGTAATCTTGCCACGTTTATACTGGGTTTTCTGCGGTTTTTGCGGTAATCTTCTTGGGTAAGC
Above is a window of Streptococcus sp. zg-86 DNA encoding:
- a CDS encoding DegV family protein, translating into MAKWKIVADSGCDYKELPNLAPDTQFEIIPFTVRVENQSFLDDKDLDIDQMMEVMYASSEAAGSACPSPQAYEAAYQGADNIIVLTLTGSLSGSYNSARVAKEMFLEEHPSANIHLIDTLSAGGEMDLLVGEINRLIAKGLEFEDLVSAIVDYQKRTKLLFVLAKVNNLVKNGRLSKLVGAVVGLLNIRMVGEASSEGKLELLQKARGHKKSVTTAFEELLKAGYKGGRIVIAHRNNEKFCQQFAELVRNMYPEALIEALPTSGLCSFYAEENGLLMGYEI
- a CDS encoding TetR/AcrR family transcriptional regulator — protein: MKKRMISPKSLKNLSQSNTEINQLTRESIETALLFLLEKKELKHISISELVKKAGVSRNAFYRNYKSKEEILELAYAKTSQNLMDKWQQLQKKVQEEGIQQSFTDFLQQQKGKVEDTKTFSNISQWIKDKTNQLNNR
- the proC gene encoding pyrroline-5-carboxylate reductase, whose protein sequence is MKVGFIGLGNMGSALALAVSKLADVELLLSNHHQEQVEALQEQLGGRILSNFQMAQEADVLFLGVKPYLLSSLLDSLKEAIQENTSAVWISMAAGVSLEQLAQYLPISQVVRIMPNTPVAIGQGMTTYALYNPDLATMTEYLLSQSGQVKRVDEQLIDAATALAGCGPAFVYQWIEAMMDAGVAHGLSADDAKYLAAQTLVGSAQMVLTSSKHPAQLRQEVTSPGGSTIAGVIRLEKEGFRYTLMSAIKAAIKRTKELGLK
- a CDS encoding glutamate-5-semialdehyde dehydrogenase; the encoded protein is MTTTQALLDSLLAHKSAINLASTDQKNAALQAMATQLESNSEQILVANARDMEQAQGTIAPVMQDRLLLTAERVQAMADGIRALIDLPDPVGLVLDQYQAVNGLEIQKKAVPFGLIGMIYESRPNVTSDAAALAIKSGNAVILRGGKEAFHSSQAIVGALKAGLEQAGIAPEVIELVQDTSRRSAQELMTAKGKIDLLVPRGGAGLIQAVVEQATVPVIETGTGICHVYVDQKADIQKALSIVSNAKISRPSVCNAAEVLLVHADLAASFLPLLEERLAGQVELRADERAITYLKQAHPAGDNDFDTEFLDYILAVKVVDDVVAATRHIAAHSTGHSEAIVTEEEATATYFTQVVDSAAVYVNASTRFTDGGEFGLGCELGISTQKMHARGPMGLREMTTYKYIITGTGQVR
- the proB gene encoding glutamate 5-kinase, whose translation is MSGKLIVFKVGTSSLTQENGSLDRIKIARITNQLAQLHQKGYQLVLVTSGSIAAGFRRLGFDKRPTKIAEKQASAAVGQGLLIEEYTQNLMKDGIVSAQVLLTQEDFADARRYQNASQALQVLLHQKAIPIINENDTIAIEEIKVGDNDTLSAQVASLLKADLLVLLTDVDGLYTANPNTDPNARHLAEIAEISEDLFAMAVGAGSTNGTGGMTTKLQAAQIATKSGVPVFICSSKEDTALIQAVTQSNKGTLFLADHEALNQRKQWLAFYARTDASVEIDTGAAEAMLLQGRSLLLAGIKAVEGTFQSGDIVSVYHQDTHRIIGKGRVKLSSKELEQKLATKRAEGIFIHRNDWVSL
- a CDS encoding bifunctional DnaQ family exonuclease/ATP-dependent helicase, with the protein product MTEKKQANRYAVVDLEATSSSSYAKIIQIGIVIVEAGQIVETYATDINPYEKLDVHIRELTGITDQQLAVAPDFGQVAKEIYDLLEGTIFVAHNVSFDANLLAEALFFEGYELRTPRVDTVELAQLFFPTLDKYSLVNLAQDLDLELEQAHTAISDATATAKLLLKIQEKIQQLPKQTVGQILTFANHLLYESRLVIDELYPTLSDYLPEDIINVNGLCLKKIAEQQPTRYLSKNVARNLALLGLDERPQQLAFAEIVEKRLVEDQERVHFIQAQAGIGKTYGYLLPLIAQGDKPLLVVVPTKVLQQQILENEGLKLSEIFHISIASIKSSRHYIKLDTFWRTLERLDDNRLLNRYKMHLLVWLCETETGDMDELKQKQRYQSYFDELQHDGNWNSQSLFGEWDFWHRAQETAQTSQLVLTNHAYFLEHLRHTNWMKERILVIDEAQKFMLAAEEYASQELSISACQALLQSKLDRAKEVLETRLLEACYFELQHLIEQFQTQGKRALTAEDLASLKQNLAELDDADFWDWVALLEQDREYWLEERRLQAQRLFFLRSSQVDMLDVARFLPSTKIFCISATLEISKKVNVADLLGFHEVTHDCLPSMAKSNQLIMYSRHLPDLVSMNKAEHAHFICQQLNGLIQLRRPILVLLTSIQLLLEVSNLLEEMGISHLSQHKHGQEMSIKRRFEKGEVAVLLGTGAFWEGVDFASQPELIQVIPRLPFENPQDRFVKKVNRRLKAEGKNPFYDYHLPMMMLKLKQAMGRSNRSAQQKSCVLLLDNRLIEKQYGQQIQYFLETEYQMEQLSQETVVDRMRRFFKENSSG
- a CDS encoding MBL fold metallo-hydrolase, coding for MKLHKTVNPVAYENTYYLENDSHLIVVDPGSNWATIKRTIEEIGKPISAILLTHTHYDHIMSLDLVRDHFGAPPVYVAASEASWLYTPELNLSGLVRHDDMDNVVCRPAEETFQYDRDYLLDGFHFSVVKTPGHSIGGVSFIFPDQELVITGDALFRESIGRTDLPTSNFDDLLIGIKTNLFTLPGHYQVYPGHGQSTTISHEKIFNPFLRNE
- the ftsX gene encoding permease-like cell division protein FtsX; translation: MIRRFFRHFIESLKSLKRNGWMTIAAISSVTITLTLVGVFASVILNATKLTSDLTNNVRVNVYLRANSTDNQQTIVNDQGQTVENPDYQSIYKQILALENVKSVDYSSKEEQLNHLTETLGDTWNLFKGDANPLYDAYIIETTDPQYVKSVGKEIAKIDGVTEVRDGEVETERIFKLNSLVKTWGFAATGLLLFTAVFLISNTIRITIISRSREIQIMRLVGAKNSYIRGPFLFEGAWVGLLGAIVPSALVYFAYQMIYNSVNANLASQNLSLIDMKVFVPAMIASLFVVGIVIGALGSVISMRRFLKI